The Saccharolobus shibatae B12 genomic interval TAAATATCGTAGTGTACTCTGATACTTCAAAACGATCAATCATATAGGCTATACTTTAAAAAGTTAATAAGGGTAGTTCTCAAGCAAAGTAGAAAATTACTCATTGCTATAAAAGTTCTTAAACCGAGTACGTTACTTTATAATATGATCTTAAGTTTAATCAAGAATGAAAATACCACATTTAAACCGCTAATCCTTCCTATAGTTCTTCTTGCAATTGCTGTTAACCCATACACAGAAAGTCTAGAATTTCACTATCCTGCAATTTATATGATTTCTCACTATCTAGTTTACTTCTCTGGAATATTTGTCGGTTATAAGTACTTTAAGGGAGACGAAATTTCTTTAGCGCTTGGATTGATACCACCTATCTTGTGGCACTTACCATATTTTTTCGCATTAGGTGCAGCTTTCACAACGTACAGAGTAATTCTCGAAATAACACTTCTTATTGGCGGAATTCTTGCGGGTTCCTCAATTAAATACGTAAAGTTTTACCTAAAAGTTACATTATTCGCACTCTGGATGTTGGGAGATAGTGCACTGGCAATAATATTCATTGTATCGAGTCCGATATATTCAAACGTTGCTTACAATTTCTCTCCATATCCTCCCTCATCCCTTCCAATTGCTGGTGTAACGATGTTCATTGCAATGAATGTGTTCCTAGGATACGTTATAGCTAAATACATAAAAGGAATAGTAGGGTGAGCGGAAAGGTCTTTCACTAAAAAGGGAGCTCTTTAAAAAATTAAATTGCGTAAAATAGAACAGATGATGTACAAAATAGCGATCCGAAGAATCCTAGTGCCATTAAATAGGCATAGTCTGGAATTAATAAGCCATAAAAAGCTAAACCACCAGCTGCTGCTATTCCTATAAACAATAGATTCAAGAGGGAAAATAGGTATACTGATCTTATACCTTCTCTAACTGATTGAGCAAGCATTGCAGCACCGAAAAACCCCACAAGCATGGCAAGGGTTATATGACTTGACAATATCAACGCCTCTGAATAGGCATTTAGTGGGAATTTATCATAAAATAATGTAGCTATCCCTGCGTAGAATAATCCAGCTAACAGTATGGTCTCAGTTAAGGAGATATACAACATCAGTTTACTTGGCCTTATTCTAGACTGTGAAACTACCAATTTACTCACCCCTTCTTATACTATATATTAAACAACCGGAGGCAGTTATAAGTGCAAATACAAAACCCATTCCCATTTGAAGCAAGTAATTCACATCTATCACACCTCCAAAATAAAATGATCCAGCAAACGCTGCAAAAAGGACTGAAAGAACGTTTAGAATAGAGATTACAATTGCACCCTTATCCTTATAGCTAACTGCGGATGCGAGCAAACCTATGCTTAATATAGCAACTAGAATTGCACCATATAAATGCATTATTAAGGGTACCCCTTGAAGAGGAAGGTTATATACAGCTAATAACATGCCTCCAGCGTAAAGAACAAGTAGTATTGCTACCTCACCAGAAGCTATTGCTGGCATATAATTCATTCTGGACATCATCTTACTTATTTGGATATACTTCTCATACATTAATTCAATAGTTCCCAACACAATCACCCTACTGATAGGTGTTTCCAGCATTCTGAAGCTCTGTATAGCAATTACTTGGAGTTTGACCAGATTGTAATAGCATTTTTTGGCATCCAGTTGCCTGGTCATATGAAGATAGATATGCATATCCAGAAAGATCATTAGTGCGTCCTAATATTGTAGGAGCATTTAAGTTCATGCCAATTGCGTAAAGGTAATCAGTATTAGAATCCCAATATAATTGCACGTAAGGTAATGGTCTAACTGTGGGTCCAGTTAGTACAGAAGCTCCGTGGTAAGGATCATAAGTAGATCCGTGACAATCACAATGTATAACTCCGGGTGCATTTGCTTGTTGAGCAGACTGTAAAGCAACTTCGGGTAGGAAGTTTGGGGTAGGTAAACCTACCTTCATATATTTAGGTGGATAAAAGTGGATTTCAGGTGGAGTGCACCCTAAATGTTGGCATATGGCTGAATAAGCTACTATTGAATTATTAGGACCAACCCCACCCGGAAAAGTATAAGTCTTACCGTTTTCCGGAATTACAACCGTAGTTGGAGGAACTTTTATAGGATTATCGTTCTCATCGCCTAAATTCAAGAGGAAAGTTATATCACCTTGCATTGGGTATTCAAATAATAAGATCTCTGGATTATTTACGGGAATTTGAGACGCTTTAATTGGATTCCCACTGGAGTCGACTATAATTACCCATGGAAATTGTTTCAAACTTATTTCAGGTTGATTTAGATACGAAATGACCGGAATTGCACTTAGTACTGCTGCAGCCCCTATACCTATGAGAATACCTTTTAGGAATGCTCTCTTGCTGGGATCAAGAGGACCTACATTTTTCTCAGCGTAATTATATAAATAATCTCTCCCACTTTTTATAAACTCTTTCTCATCAAACCTAGTTTTTGGATCTCTCATCTTCCTAAGAAGCTTAATAGCAAATATAAGATCATCACGCTTAATAATAGGTATTCCCTTAGCCATATTACTTACCAAATTTACAATGTAAGTTAAACCTTAAAAATTTTATTTTAAAATTTTCCATAGCAAATGTTAGCTTTATTTGTTGCACAAGGTTTTTTAGTAATATTATGACCATGTACCTTATGTAGAGGAAATTTATTATGCAATCAAATTAACTAAATAAATAAGTAAAAATAAGCACAAACCTTTACGTACTAGAAATTACATGATAAATTAAATAACATATCTATGACTAGTTTAGCAAAAATATAATTTTATTTTAAAAGCACATGACACTAAAACAAGCATAGTGAATGTGTATACCTACAATTTTTCTTATAGTAGACTAGATTATGTAATTCTAATTTTAATTAACTCAACTTTAACAGAGTTTAAGTTATTAAATCTTCGAAAAATTTCAAATAAAGATTTATAAGCTTGAATACTCTAAAAAAGAATTAGGTGTGAAGTATGGATATTAAGGAGCATGCCGAAGAGGTGTGGTTTATAATTATGTTGATTTTGGTTGCAACATTCTTCAGTTGGAACGTTTACTATATTCTAACTGGAAAGAGCTTTAGTTTACGATACGGTTTACCAGAATTCTCTGGCTTACCTCCACAAGCTCAAGTGGCAGTGAATTATTTTGAAACTCACCCTCCGCCACCTGGGGAGTATTCTGAGGTCATAAATGGCACTCTAGTAGTTAATATTACTGCAGTGCAATACAAGTGGGTTCCCAACATTATAGTAGCTAACGTGAGTGAACCAGTAGTACTGATAGTAAACTCTCCACAAGTGGATACTGGATTCTACTTAAGGCTTCCAAATGGGCTAATTAATATAAATAATGTTCCAGGAATTACAAGCTATGTTTATTTTATAACTCCTAATCAGCCGGGAAATTACACGTGGTATAATGCAGAATATGATGGTTATGCTTCCTCATATATGACTGGAACTCTAGAGGTGGTATAATGAGTATTATAAAACAAATAAAAGATACTATAATGCCTAAAAACACGTTAAACGTAGTTTGGCTTTACACAATAGGTTCCATATTCTGGCTAGGAGTTTTAGGAATTGCAGCCATGAATCTAAGGACTTATTTAACGTTTAATAATAATTCCCCCAACGTGGGAGAACTATACTATAGTGCATTAACTATTCACGGCTGGGCCGGTATGTTTGGATTTGTACCTTTAGCTGCGGTAGCTGTAATCGCGTTTGCAATGTATAAGAGTAACTTATCAATTTTACATACTAAATTAATGTCTATTTTCTTCTGGTTGTCTAACATATTCTTAGCAATTGGGTTTGCTGGATCTCCTGATATGGGTTGGTACATGTATCCTCCACTAGCAATAGAATCAGATAGTAACTTCCATGCCTTTTTGTTTTACACTTCGCCAGCCCTGATGGGTATGGCTTACTTATCCCTAACTTTAGCCTTCATATTACAGACAGCGATGTTCATAACACTGATTGCAGATGCCTACGCTACAAAACCAAGAAATGAAAGATTGAACATCTTTGGAGCTTATGGAGTAGCTTTTGCAATAGTTATTGCAATAACTCTTCCCGCATTAGCAGCATCTACATTATGGTATACGTTATATTTCTTTGCAGGAGTTCCAGTTAACCCATTGTTATGGGCATTACTATTTTGGTTCTATGGGCATCCAGTAGTATATTACGTTCCATTCCCGTTGTTTGGCGCTTTGTACTACTATGTACCAAAATACGCTGGGAGGGCACTCTTCAGTGAGAAGTGGGCTAGATGGAATATATACTTACTATCAATAGGCTCAATGCTTATATGGGTTCACCATCTGCAAACTTGGCCATTACCTATAGATCTGAGAATATGGGTAAACTTATCCACACTGATCTTAGCCTCAGGGTCTGGCCTTACCGTGCTTAACTTAGGGTTAACAATACTTCTTTCTCAAAAATATAACTGGAAAGACCCAGTGGGAATGGGAGCACTGATTGCATTAGTAGGATTCATATTAGCTGGTGTTCAAGCGTTAGTTTTGCCAGAGAATTCAATAAACCCACTATTCCACAATACCTATTACGTAGTAGGGCATTTCCACCTAATGATATGGACGTTAATAGTAATGGGCTTCACTACCGTATTTTTAGATATGTTAAGAAGCACATTTGGTGGATTCAACTTCAGTGAGCAAGCCTCTAAATGGATGAGAATTGGAATGATATGGTGGACAGCACCATTTATGAGTGTAGGTTATACCATGTCAGTTATTGGCTATCTAGGAATGTTAAGGAGAATGATAGCTTATCCAGCAATGTTCCAACCATATAACTTGTTAGAATCATTATTAGCTGAAATAGGAATTCCAGGGTTATTAGTAACGATATTTGTAGGTATTTTCGATGCGTTAGCTTATGCTTCTAAGCAAAATGTTTTTTCCGCTTCTACCCCCTCAACTCCCTCTAATTTACCCGTAATGGCGGAAGATGGGGTGAGCAAAAATGGGTGAGGAAAAGAAGGGAATTATAGATACTATAATTGATAGAGTAGGTGTAACTGAAGCACCATTGTTTAAGACACCAGATTACATGTATAATCTATCTTATTGGCTAGGTGCAATGGTAGCTGCTGCTTTCATTTATACCGTTATTACTGGACTATTCCTCTTAATGTATTACCAACCAGCCTTTGCATATCAATCTACACAAAGTATAATTTCTAGTGTACCATATGGCCCGGTATTGTTATTTAGCCATTTATATGGTGCATACATAATGATAATATTAGCATATATACACATGTTTAGAAACTTCTACAAGGGAGCATACAAAAAGCCGAGAGAATTGCAGTGGATAACCGGAGTGATTCTCCTTTTACTAACATTAGGGGCATCGTTCTTTGGATACAGCTTAGTCAGTGATGTCCTTGGAGTAAACGCGATAGATATTGGAGATCAACTATTGGTTGGTACTGGTATTCCAGGTGCAACAGCTATAGTAGGCTGGCTGTTTGGTCCAGGAGGAAGTGCAGCATTATCTTCGGATCCCTTAGTGAGATCAGAATTGTTTGATAGATTATTAGGGTGGCATATATTGCTAGTATTTCTGCTGGGAGTTTTATTCCTATTTCACTTCATGCTAGCAGAGAGGTATGGAATGACGCCTTCAGCTAAAGATAAACCTAAAGTACCGGCATATTACACTAAGGAAGAACAGCAAAGATTTAATGAGTGGTGGCCTAGGAACTTTGTTTATATGCTATCAGTTGTATTACTAACATGGGGAATAATATTATTTGTTCCCAACTTATTAGCAAATATAAATGGGTTACCAATAGTGATTAATCCCTATCCAGCCCCGCAAGCAGGTTCGCCAGAGTCTACGAGTGTGCAACCCTATCCACCATGGTTCTTCTTATTCCTATACAAATTTGTAGATTTCCTATTACCTAACGGAATGCCAATTACTCCAATATTAGTTTTGGCGGTGCTTATTATAGGTCTTTTAGTACTAATCTTCCTTCCATTCTTAGATCCCAGTGACGACTTACGTGTTACTAGGAGAAAGTTCTGGACATGGATAGTTAGTACTTTAGCTGTATATCTGATAGAGTTATCTGTGTGGGGATACTTGGAACCAGGTGTGCCAGTTCCGTTCTCACAAGAGATAGAATACTTAGGGTTACCGTTAATTATTATAGGAATACTTGTCTACTTATGGCCAGTAAAGCAAAATAATACTCCAATTACCAGAGCTGAAACAAAGGTAATTAAAATGAACATAACTCCAATGGAAATACTCTTAGCTTCCGTATCCGCATTATCCTTGGCAGGGACATTTGTAAACTTCCTAGAATTCCCAACAATTGTAAACGGAATTATTCTAATACCAGTGGGATTATTTACATTGTATATGCTAAGAAGAGTTGCCGCATTTATAGTCGGAAAAAAACCAGTAGCAGCTGTAGGAAGCAGTGTAGCAGCCAGTTGGAGCAAGAAAGCCGCGTTTTATGGAATAGTAATAATTTTCATCGTATCCTTATTCCTATTAGGTCTAATGTGGACCTTACCGAGTATAGGGCCACAATCAACTTATGCTGGAATGGATTTAGGCGTAATTCTAATGCTATGGGGAATAGCAGTGCAACTTTATCATTATGAAATCTATGTAAAATAGGGGTGAATGAGAATGAATAAGCTAGGTATAGCAATTTTGGCTCTAATATTTGGAGCCACCTCATTCATGGCTGGGTTTATGGCGTATAACCTGTTATGGGACTCTGTTAAAATTATAGCAATGTTGGTGAGATAAAAATGAAAAAATATACCATAGCTGGAATTATATCGGGAATAATGGCTATATTTTTTATAATACTCTCCTTACCTCTTAACTTCATTTCGGCACGTAGTATAGGAGTTGATCCCACAAGTATAATAATGGCAACAGTCTACATGCTCTTAGCGAGCATAATATTCATAATACTCTTTAAGGGAATAAACAAGCTATGAAGGTTTATAAGCTTTTTAAAATTATTTTTTTATTTATAACTCAAGTCTAACTAACATATATTAATTACAATCACCGTAAATTAGTAGTTAGTTTCAAATATCTTATGCGTCTATATAAAACATTTTTCATAGAAAGATATAATAGGAAATGACGTCATGAAATCAGATTTGGATTAACTATATATACTAAATAGTTCTATGATTGACTATTAGCCATGAAGTGGAAATACATTGCATCAATTTATGCAATATACATAATTATATCTGTGGTGGTTAAAATTGTAGGAGAAGCTAATTTTCCGGGGAATATATATTTCCTTTATTTGATCAACCATTCCCAACTTCCAGCATTTAATCCTATAATGTTATTCTTCAGTAAATACGGGAGAGAGTATATTTGGATACCAGTGACTGCTATCTTATTCATTATGAGTGGGAAGTTTAGACGAAGTTCACTCTTATTAGTTGGAGGATTTATAATAGCTATAATTTTGGGAGAGGTTTCAAAATATGTAATGGCTCAGCCAAGACCATTTCTAATTCTACATAACGTAAATTTACTAGTTCCAGAACCCACTGATTATTCTTATCCTTCAGGACATGCATTGATAGTGGCTGTAGGTGCAATGATAGTTCTCTTAACTTTACCATATTACATCTCAATACCGCTACTTATAGAAGCAGTGCTAACAAGCTATTCTAGAGTTTATATAGGAGTTCATTGGCCTTTAGATGTATTAACTGGATGGATATTAGGAATAGCAATAGCTTTAACTGCAATAAATCTAGAAAAGTTTATTTCAACAATTTATAATAGACTAGTTAACTCCATTGTCGGTAATGGAAGAAAAACAAATTTAAAACGGCAAAAGTAAAGAAAAAATCTTGTGGAAAAGCTAACAGATTTAGAATTTAGAGCATTGGAAATTTTAAGAGAAGATTCTAGGATAAGTGTTACGGAGCTTGCAAAAAGGCTTAATATTAGTAGGAGTACTGCCACAAGGCTTCTAAGAAATCTTAGTAAAAAGGGTGTAAAATTTACTATTAAATTTCAGAATGAACCACTTATCGCTTTTACAATTTCAGAGTCTTGCCAAAGTGACGAGTGTTATAAGCTGTTGGACGGTAGATTTATCAACATAATAAGAGCTAATACATTAGAAGATTTAGAAAATAAGCTAAAAAATGTTCAGGGAAAAGATCTAGTATTCATAGGTAAGAGTAACTTTGTAGTTAAATGTGATTACTGCGGTAAGGAAATATACGATAACCCCTTAACATATAAAATTGGAAGAAGAACGTATTACGCTTGTTGCAACTCTTGTTTGACTGGGTTAAAGGAAAAGTTTGCACGTAATAATGATTTGCATTTACATTAGTTTTAGAGTCATTTTGACTCTTGTAAATTTTAAGTAGATACGAATTGACAGAAGAAAAAGTTCTTTATAAAAAACCAATAATTAATATTATGATAATCGATCCTGTTTGTGGAATGGAAGTAGATGAAAAAAGCCAATATAAGACAATGTATAAAGGAAAAGTCTACTATTTTTGCTCATCATATTGCCTTAAGGAGTTTCAGAAGAACCCAGAAGAATATCTAAGGGGTGGACCTAAGGGAATGCCTCATGGTCACTGAGAAGAAAGAGGAGTTGAGAATTACAGATAAGGAGGAACAGCTAAAGATAATTGGAATGCATTGCGCCACATGCGTAATGAGTGTATCTAAGTCTTTGAAGTCAGTTAGTGGTGTTAAAGATGCGGAAGTAAATCTAGCAACTGGTAGTGCAAAAGTAATCCTAAGTGGTAACGTTAGATTAAAGGAATTAGTAAAAGCTGTGAGAAAGGCTGGTTATGATGTTGCCACAGAAAAGTTCACTGTAAAACTGAATGTCAACCCAGAGGAAATGCCTAAAATAGAGAGGAAGTTCGAAAACGTTAAGGGAGTAGTCGATGTAAAATCCAATCCTGGTCTAGGAATAGTAAGCGTGGAGTATAACCTTGAATCCACTACTCCGGAGGAAATATTGAAGGAAGCTGGAGTAAAAGGAGAAATAATAAATGAACAACGTAGTGAAAGAAGCGTACTCTATGAAGACTTCTATGACTTATTAAAGAGATTGGTAATAGGCATAACATTTACACCTTTAACTTATCTATTTCCATTCTTTTTAGGTATCTTATTATCGATACCGGTACAATTTTACTCAGGATTGAGATTTCATAAAGGTGCTTATAGAGCCTTAAAGAATAGAACTACTAATATGGATGTGCTTGTCTCCTTAGCGTCAAACATATTGTGGTTCTCTGGTATTTTCCTTCATAGTACATTTTACGCTGATGCTTCATTATTGATAACCTTCATACTCGTTGGTAAAACGTTAGAAGCTTATATTAAAGCAAAGATGAGTTCCGAAATACGTATAGAGCCTTACAAGGCTACTCTGAAAGACGGAAGAGTAGTTAACTCCAATGAACTAAAGGTAGGTGATATAATAATTGTTAGGACTGGGGAGAGAATACCAGCTGATGGAATTATTGAGAGTGGGGAGGGAGAAGTAAACGAGGCAATACTTACTGGAGAACAGAAACCAGTATTAAAGAGAAAAGGAGATAACGTCTTAGCTGGTGGTATCTTAGTAAATGGATACCTAGAAATATACGTAACTAGAAACTGGGATAGGAGCTATATTATACAAGTGATAGAGAGTGTAAGAGGAGCCTATAATGCTAGAGTTTCTATCCAAAATCTGGTGGACAAAGTTTCCTCCGTATTCGTACCCATAGTTATTACTCTTTCAGCACTTACGTTTCTTGTTTGGAAATTTGTACTGGGCTATAACTTGTATTCCTCTCTACTTTTCAGTGTAGCTGTATTAGCTGCAGCGTGCCCTTGCGCATTAGGCTTAGCGTCACCTATGGCGATGTTAGTTAGTGTTCGTAGAGCACTAAAAAGAGGTATTATAATTAGGGATGGTAGTATTTTAGAGGAAATAAGGAATGTTAACGTTGCGGTCTTAGACAAAACTGGTACTGTAACTGAAGGTGAGTATGTGATTATTACTAAGAAGGAGTTCATTAACGGAGCGTTTGATTTGGCCACAATCGCAGAAAGTAGAAGTATACATCCTATTGCTAAAGCTTTTCATAAAATTATGAATGATGGTAAGGTTGAACAATTTGAGGAATTCCCAGGAAGAGGAATATATGCAAGGGTAAACGGAAATGATGTAATTGTAGGAAGCAAGGATTTCGTGAAAAGCAATTGTGATTGGAATGTTGAAGACGAAGGAGATATTTTAATTTGTGTTAATGGGAGAGCTGGAGGGATAGTTAACATAAGGGACAAGCTTAGGGATGACGCTAAAAGAGTGATAAATTATATGAGAGAAAGGGGAATTAGGGTGATAATAGCCACTGGAGATAGTAGTAATTACGCTGATGAAATAGGGAAGGAGTTAGGTGTTGAAGTTCGCAAGGGATTAACTCCAGATGACAAAGCGGAGTTGGTGAAGGAATTGAGGGAAAATGATAATAAAGTGATGTTTATAGGTGATGGGATAAATGATGCAATTGCTATGAGAGAGGCTGACGTAGGTATAGCTGTCTCTAGTGGTACTGATTTGGCTAAGAGTGCTGGTAAAGTCGTGATTAACTCCTTAGATGACGTAATAGGACTATTTGAACAAGCGAAATTGGGAGTTAGGAAAATTAAGGAGAATTTGGCGTGGGCATTTGGCTATAATACAGTAATAATACCTATTGCAGCAGGATCGTTTTACCCAACCATATATTTACCGCCAGAATACGCGGCACTCGCAATGGGATTTAGTAGCGTGATAGTGAGTTTATGGTCTCTAGTACCAATTTAATAAATAGGGAAAAAGAAGTAGAAAAGTATATCTTAAAAATTAGAACATAAAATTTTTGTATATACAAAAATACTATCTTTTATTAGGCGTTAACGACAACTTCTTTCTTATTAGCCTCTTCTTGTTTCTTCTTTCCTTCAACCTTAGACATAATGTAATTTATCGCTCTTTGTAACTCTGCCTTATGCTTAGTCGTAATGTGTTTTTCTAATTTCCCTTCGTCAAGTTTTTCATTGCAGAGAAGGCATGTATACATTCCATCTGTTTTATATACAATAGGACTCACTTTGGCATTTGATTGCTTTATCAACGCTATTAGTTTTTTAGCCTTCCCTTCTCCACCAGCTTTCTCCACGAATCTCATTATGTTTCCTCTGATTGTGTGCTTTGTTATTCCGTATTTATATGCCAGTACACTTGGTCTTTCTCCTTCTACTAGATAGCTATATATAGCATCAACTACATATGCTTTATCAGCTAGCATCTTTATGGCTATATATTTTATACTCTCATTAGTCATACATGATATATTCTCCTAGTAGTTTTTAAACCTTTCTATTATAAGTATCTAATACTTATACCCTATTAATCTTATCAACAATACTAATTTAGTATTAAAGGGACTTAACTTAGAATGAAAAAATCCTTATGTTTTCTGCAAAAAGTTTTTAGCATTATTGTCAATACTTTAACTAATGATTAAAACAATTGACATTTCAAAGACTTTTAAAATAAAGGATAAGGTGATAAAAGCTGTAGATGATGTTTCCTTTGAGATAGAAAGAAATACGACTGGGGCTTTAGTGGGACCGAATGGGGCAGGAAAAACAACCGTGATTAAAATGCTTTCGACTCTCATAATACCTAGTTCTGGAGATGCAATAGTTAATGGTTATAGTATAACTAGGGAGGAAAAGAAAGTTAGAGAATCAATAGGTTTAGTTACAGTGAGTGAAAGGTTATTCTATTATAGATTGACTGCCTTAGAAAACTTAGTATTCTTCGCTAGTTTGCAAAACTTATCCCTATCCGATGCTAGGAGAAGAGCAAGGGAGGTATTGGAAATTGTAGGATTATCCGAATGGGAAAACATACCATACATGAAGTTTAGTACTGGGATGCAGAGAAAATTGGCATTAGCTAGAGCACTAATAACGGATCCGCCAGTGCTACTATTGGATGAACCTACCTTAGGTTTAGATCCACTCTCAGCTAGAATGTTTAGGGATTTAGTTAGAAGAATTGGTAGAGATAAGACTATTCTCCTTACCTCACATTACATGAAGGATATTGAGGAGTTAGCAGAGAAGATAATACTATTAAAGAAAGGCAAAGTAATAGCTGAAGGAAACAAAGAGAATTTAAAGAATTACTTAGGCAAAGTAATAGAAGTAGAAGTAAATGAGTATCCATTAGCATTAGGTAAATACGTGGTGGAAACTTCAACAAATTACTACATTTTGAGGATACCAGAGAAGGAACTTGATGAATTAAAGGATTATAGGGTAATTAAGGAGGAAGAGCCATCATTAGAAGATGTGTATATATTTTTAATAGGAGATGTTGAGGATTCGGCAAGGTTAGAAGCGGTAAGGAGAGGAGGATGGGGAGGAAGATGGGGATAAGCGGAAAACTCTACTCTTTCTTATATTTGAGAGGATTTAAGATATGGATATCGTATAGAACCCAAACAATATTAACGGTATTAGGTTGGGTTCTCCCAGTTTTCACGTATTACTTCACTGGAACTGCATTAGGAAATAGACTAGTGAGTGAAGTAGGAGTAAGTAATTATACAGCATTTTTCACTATAGGTTTAGCTTTCCAAGGATATGTATCTTCCGTAATTTCAACCATAAGTCAAAGGTTACGTAATGAACAGCTTTATGGAACAATAGAGTATTATGTTATCTCAAGAACTGGAACGTTTGGATTTTTGTTGTATTCAGCACTTTGGGGTCTTACTCTAAATACAATTAATGCGATTATAATTTTGGCCATAGGATTTGCGTTAAATATACATTATAACATTAATGTACTCAGTGCAATAGTGATTATAATATTGTTAATATTATCAACCTTAGGTATAGGTATGATAGCTGGGGCCGTAACAATGATAACAAAACAAGGTAATCCCATTTCATTCTTCTTCAACACCTTTACAAATCTTATTGGGGGTACAGTATTTCCAGTCACAGTGCTTCCACTATTTGTTAGGTATATAAGTTACGGAATTCCTTTAACATGGGCATTAGAGGGATTAAGAGAGGCATTTTTAAATGGAACTCCTATAACTGGTGTTGCCCAATTTATTATAATATTAGCCATATTTGACATAGTTCTATTGCCATTAGGCATATTTTCATATAATTACGCATTCAAAAAAGCTAGAGAAAAAGGTACTCTAGCAGAATACTAATATAGACAAATGACTATTGACCACTATGGCAATACCTTAAAAACTATAAGAAAAAAGATTACTCGTGAGTCAAAATGTTATACCGAGAGAGTATAGATTTAGATGAGTTTTTGACCCTAGAGGCTCTAGGTGCTTACTAATCATGTTATTTTTGTTACTATCGATTTCACTA includes:
- a CDS encoding DUF1404 domain-containing protein, whose product is MILSLIKNENTTFKPLILPIVLLAIAVNPYTESLEFHYPAIYMISHYLVYFSGIFVGYKYFKGDEISLALGLIPPILWHLPYFFALGAAFTTYRVILEITLLIGGILAGSSIKYVKFYLKVTLFALWMLGDSALAIIFIVSSPIYSNVAYNFSPYPPSSLPIAGVTMFIAMNVFLGYVIAKYIKGIVG
- a CDS encoding Rieske 2Fe-2S domain-containing protein, with amino-acid sequence MAKGIPIIKRDDLIFAIKLLRKMRDPKTRFDEKEFIKSGRDYLYNYAEKNVGPLDPSKRAFLKGILIGIGAAAVLSAIPVISYLNQPEISLKQFPWVIIVDSSGNPIKASQIPVNNPEILLFEYPMQGDITFLLNLGDENDNPIKVPPTTVVIPENGKTYTFPGGVGPNNSIVAYSAICQHLGCTPPEIHFYPPKYMKVGLPTPNFLPEVALQSAQQANAPGVIHCDCHGSTYDPYHGASVLTGPTVRPLPYVQLYWDSNTDYLYAIGMNLNAPTILGRTNDLSGYAYLSSYDQATGCQKMLLQSGQTPSNCYTELQNAGNTYQ
- the soxA gene encoding proton pump complex quinol oxidase subunit SoxA; translation: MDIKEHAEEVWFIIMLILVATFFSWNVYYILTGKSFSLRYGLPEFSGLPPQAQVAVNYFETHPPPPGEYSEVINGTLVVNITAVQYKWVPNIIVANVSEPVVLIVNSPQVDTGFYLRLPNGLININNVPGITSYVYFITPNQPGNYTWYNAEYDGYASSYMTGTLEVV
- the soxB gene encoding proton pump complex quinol oxidase subunit SoxB encodes the protein MSIIKQIKDTIMPKNTLNVVWLYTIGSIFWLGVLGIAAMNLRTYLTFNNNSPNVGELYYSALTIHGWAGMFGFVPLAAVAVIAFAMYKSNLSILHTKLMSIFFWLSNIFLAIGFAGSPDMGWYMYPPLAIESDSNFHAFLFYTSPALMGMAYLSLTLAFILQTAMFITLIADAYATKPRNERLNIFGAYGVAFAIVIAITLPALAASTLWYTLYFFAGVPVNPLLWALLFWFYGHPVVYYVPFPLFGALYYYVPKYAGRALFSEKWARWNIYLLSIGSMLIWVHHLQTWPLPIDLRIWVNLSTLILASGSGLTVLNLGLTILLSQKYNWKDPVGMGALIALVGFILAGVQALVLPENSINPLFHNTYYVVGHFHLMIWTLIVMGFTTVFLDMLRSTFGGFNFSEQASKWMRIGMIWWTAPFMSVGYTMSVIGYLGMLRRMIAYPAMFQPYNLLESLLAEIGIPGLLVTIFVGIFDALAYASKQNVFSASTPSTPSNLPVMAEDGVSKNG
- the soxC gene encoding proton pump complex cytochrome B SoxC; the encoded protein is MGEEKKGIIDTIIDRVGVTEAPLFKTPDYMYNLSYWLGAMVAAAFIYTVITGLFLLMYYQPAFAYQSTQSIISSVPYGPVLLFSHLYGAYIMIILAYIHMFRNFYKGAYKKPRELQWITGVILLLLTLGASFFGYSLVSDVLGVNAIDIGDQLLVGTGIPGATAIVGWLFGPGGSAALSSDPLVRSELFDRLLGWHILLVFLLGVLFLFHFMLAERYGMTPSAKDKPKVPAYYTKEEQQRFNEWWPRNFVYMLSVVLLTWGIILFVPNLLANINGLPIVINPYPAPQAGSPESTSVQPYPPWFFLFLYKFVDFLLPNGMPITPILVLAVLIIGLLVLIFLPFLDPSDDLRVTRRKFWTWIVSTLAVYLIELSVWGYLEPGVPVPFSQEIEYLGLPLIIIGILVYLWPVKQNNTPITRAETKVIKMNITPMEILLASVSALSLAGTFVNFLEFPTIVNGIILIPVGLFTLYMLRRVAAFIVGKKPVAAVGSSVAASWSKKAAFYGIVIIFIVSLFLLGLMWTLPSIGPQSTYAGMDLGVILMLWGIAVQLYHYEIYVK
- the sepP gene encoding undecaprenyl-diphosphatase SepP, with the translated sequence MKWKYIASIYAIYIIISVVVKIVGEANFPGNIYFLYLINHSQLPAFNPIMLFFSKYGREYIWIPVTAILFIMSGKFRRSSLLLVGGFIIAIILGEVSKYVMAQPRPFLILHNVNLLVPEPTDYSYPSGHALIVAVGAMIVLLTLPYYISIPLLIEAVLTSYSRVYIGVHWPLDVLTGWILGIAIALTAINLEKFISTIYNRLVNSIVGNGRKTNLKRQK
- a CDS encoding TRASH domain-containing protein, whose protein sequence is MEKLTDLEFRALEILREDSRISVTELAKRLNISRSTATRLLRNLSKKGVKFTIKFQNEPLIAFTISESCQSDECYKLLDGRFINIIRANTLEDLENKLKNVQGKDLVFIGKSNFVVKCDYCGKEIYDNPLTYKIGRRTYYACCNSCLTGLKEKFARNNDLHLH